The Daucus carota subsp. sativus chromosome 2, DH1 v3.0, whole genome shotgun sequence genome includes a window with the following:
- the LOC108206524 gene encoding large ribosomal subunit protein uL22y isoform X1, producing MNQVKYSKEPDNPTKSCKSRGSGLRVHFKNTRETAHAIRKLPLIKAKRYLEDVLAHKQAIPFTRFCRGVGRTAQAKNRHSNGQGRWPAKSAKFILDLLKNAESNAEVKGLDVDSLYISHIQVNQAQKQRRRTYRAHGRINPYMSSPCHIELTLSEKEEPVKKEPDTQLASRKPRGNQVLRSGASS from the exons ATGAACCAGGTGAAGTATTCTAAAGAACCCGACAATCCCACCAAAT CTTGCAAATCCAGGGGTTCTGGCCTCAGGGTGCATTTTAAG AACACCAGAGAAACTGCACATGCTATTCGCAAGTTACCTCTGATCAAGGCTAAGAGGTACTTGGAGGATGTTCTTGCTCACAAGCAAGCTATCCCATTCACACGCTTCTGCAGAGGTGTTGGTCGTACTGCCCAAGCCAAGAACAGACATTCTAATGGACAAGGACGTTGGCCTGCTAAGTCAGCAAAATTCATTTTGGATTTGCTCAAGAATGCCGAGAGTAATGCTGAG GTGAAAGGCTTGGATGTCGATTCACTTTACATATCTCACATCCAAGTCAACCAAGCACAAAAGCAGAGGCGTCGCACATACCGTGCACATGGGAGAATCAACC CTTACATGTCCTCCCCCTGTCACATTGAATTGACTTTGTCTGAGAAAGAAGAGCCTGTCAAGAAGGAG CCTGATACTCAACTGGCATCTAGGAAGCCCAGAGGCAACCAGGTCCTGCGCAGTGGTGCTTCGTCTTAA
- the LOC108206524 gene encoding large ribosomal subunit protein uL22y isoform X2, whose translation MVKYSKEPDNPTKSCKSRGSGLRVHFKNTRETAHAIRKLPLIKAKRYLEDVLAHKQAIPFTRFCRGVGRTAQAKNRHSNGQGRWPAKSAKFILDLLKNAESNAEVKGLDVDSLYISHIQVNQAQKQRRRTYRAHGRINPYMSSPCHIELTLSEKEEPVKKEPDTQLASRKPRGNQVLRSGASS comes from the exons ATG GTGAAGTATTCTAAAGAACCCGACAATCCCACCAAAT CTTGCAAATCCAGGGGTTCTGGCCTCAGGGTGCATTTTAAG AACACCAGAGAAACTGCACATGCTATTCGCAAGTTACCTCTGATCAAGGCTAAGAGGTACTTGGAGGATGTTCTTGCTCACAAGCAAGCTATCCCATTCACACGCTTCTGCAGAGGTGTTGGTCGTACTGCCCAAGCCAAGAACAGACATTCTAATGGACAAGGACGTTGGCCTGCTAAGTCAGCAAAATTCATTTTGGATTTGCTCAAGAATGCCGAGAGTAATGCTGAG GTGAAAGGCTTGGATGTCGATTCACTTTACATATCTCACATCCAAGTCAACCAAGCACAAAAGCAGAGGCGTCGCACATACCGTGCACATGGGAGAATCAACC CTTACATGTCCTCCCCCTGTCACATTGAATTGACTTTGTCTGAGAAAGAAGAGCCTGTCAAGAAGGAG CCTGATACTCAACTGGCATCTAGGAAGCCCAGAGGCAACCAGGTCCTGCGCAGTGGTGCTTCGTCTTAA
- the LOC108207998 gene encoding cytochrome P450 94B3 — MLLSLFVSVSLSLMLLSVLHGYYTCYKKKLFSLHFPRSYPLVGTLLAFYKNRRRLIHWYTDLLSESHSQTIVVHRLGARRTIITANPDNVEYILKTRFDNFPKGKPFTEILGDFLGSGIFNVDGTLWNSQRKLASHEFSTKSLREFMVNVLEEEVENKLFPLLEKVCENDVVLDLQHVLRSFAFDTICKVALGIDPCCLDDSKPDSKPAQPLASAFDAASEISAMRGAATVSAVWKMKRALNIGSEKKLREAVAVVHGSVDDIIRVKKKDMDSGGEEARDLLSRLLSAGNDDEMVRDMVISFLMAGRDTTSSALTWLFWLISINETAKQELVNEVTSLDDLDFEKLKDMNYTKACLCESMRLYPPVVWDSKHAAANDILPDGTAVFKGDRVTYFPYGMGRMEELWGKDKMEFRPDRWFDEPGLLKMVSPYKFPVFQAGPRVCLGKEMAFIQMKYVVASVMRRFEFKPVCLEEPVFVPLLTGHMAGGFKVKVSKRI; from the coding sequence ATGCTTCTCTCACTGTTTGTTTCTGTCTCTCTATCTCTCATGCTACTTTCTGTTCTCCATGGATACTACACTTGTTATAAAAAAAAGCTCTTCTCATTACACTTCCCGAGGTCATATCCTCTCGTCGGAACTCTCTTGGCCTTTTACAAAAATCGCCGCCGCCTCATTCACTGGTACACTGATCTCTTGTCGGAATCGCATTCACAAACGATAGTAGTCCATCGGCTCGGCGCGCGCCGAACCATAATCACCGCGAATCCTGATAACGTGGAGTATATTTTGAAGACCAGGTTCGATAATTTCCCCAAGGGGAAGCCGTTCACCGAGATTCTCGGCGATTTTCTCGGGTCGGGGATTTTTAACGTGGATGGGACGCTGTGGAACTCGCAGCGGAAGCTGGCGAGTCATGAGTTCAGCACCAAGTCGTTGAGAGAGTTTATGGTGAATgttctggaagaggaagtggaGAATAAGTTGTTTCCGTTGCTTGAAAAAGTCTGTGAAAACGACGTAGTTTTGGACTTGCAGCATGTGCTGAGAAGCTTCGCGTTTGATACGATATGTAAAGTCGCATTGGGGATTGATCCTTGCTGTTTGGATGATTCGAAGCCGGATTCCAAGCCGGCTCAGCCGCTGGCTAGCGCGTTCGACGCCGCGTCGGAGATAAGCGCGATGCGGGGAGCCGCCACGGTCTCGGCGGTGTGGAAAATGAAGCGCGCGCTGAACATCGGGTCGGAGAAGAAGCTTCGAGAAGCCGTGGCCGTCGTGCATGGGTCGGTTGATGACATCATCCGGGTCAAGAAAAAGGATATGGATAGTGGCGGTGAAGAAGCACGTGACCTTCTGTCGAGACTACTCTCCGCTGGGAATGATGATGAGATGGTTCGAGACATGGTGATAAGCTTTCTCATGGCGGGGAGGGATACGACGTCGTCTGCGCTGACGTGGCTGTTTTGGTTGATATCTATCAACGAAACTGCTAAACAAGAGCTCGTGAATGAAGTGACGTCACTGGATGACTTGGattttgagaagctgaaagatATGAATTACACGAAGGCGTGTTTGTGCGAGTCGATGAGGCTTTATCCGCCGGTGGTGTGGGACTCGAAGCACGCGGCGGCGAACGACATTTTGCCGGACGGGACGGCGGTGTTTAAGGGGGATAGGGTGACTTATTTTCCGTATGGGATGGGGAGAATGGAGGAGCTGTGGGGGAAGGATAAGATGGAATTTAGACCGGACCGGTGGTTTGATGAACCGGGTTTGTTGAAGATGGTGAGCCCTTACAAGTTCCCGGTTTTTCAAGCCGGCCCGAGGGTTTGTTTAGGGAAGGAGATGGCGTTTATACAGATGAAATATGTGGTGGCATCTGTTATGAGGCGGTTTGAGTTCAAGCCGGTTTGTTTGGAAGAACCGGTGTTTGTACCTTTATTAACGGGTCATATGGCTGGTGGATTTAAAGTTAAGGTATCTAAAAGAATTTAA